The window AAGAAGGCGCCGGCCACGATCACGACCTGCGCGGGCACCCCGGGACCACTGACGACCTGGACGTACGGCGCACACGGCTCGGCCGTGGACGATGCGACGGCCAGTGCCTGTACACGCCGGTCGGCCACAGGCCCGGACAGGGCTCGGAGTTGCGCCTCTTCACCGGCAAGGCGGACCAGCGGTGGACCGCGCCGCGCAACTGATCCTGCGCGACCGCATCCCCGCCGGACGGGCCGGTGTCACCGTCACACAGCGATGACGGTGACACCGGCCTCGGTGAAGCGGGCTTTCGCCTCGGGGGTGATGCCGGTGTCGGTGACCAGGAAGTCCACCTGGCTGAGGTCGCAGACCCGGGCGAAGGCCCGCTTGCCGATCTTCGAGGAGTCGGCGGCCACGACCACGCGCTGCGCCTGCTCGGCGAGCAGCCTGTTGATGCTGGCCTCGCCCTCGTGGTGGACGTACGCCCCACGCTCGGTGTCGATCGCGTTGACGCCCAGCACGGCGACGTCCAGGGTGATTTCGCCCAGCACGCCGCTGGCCAGCGGGCCGGTGAGCTCGTACGACTGGGGCCGGGCCACGCCTCCGGTCACCACGATCTTTATCTGCGGCCGGATCACCAGCTCATTGGCGATGTTGAGGGCGTTGGTCACCACCGTCAGCGTCGGCTGGCCGCCGGTCCCGGGGCCGGTGTCACCGACGAGGTCGGAGCGCACGGCCAGCGAGCGGGCGACCTCGGTGATCGTGGTGCCGCCGGTCAGTCCCACCACTTCGCCCACGGCGACGAGTTCGGACACGGCGCGGCCGATGGCCTGCTTCTCCGGGGCGTGGCGTCCCGTCTTGTAGCGCAGCGCCAACTCGTACGAGACCCCGTGCGCGACGGCGCCACCGCGGGTACGGGTGAGCAGCTGCTGCTCGGCAAGCTGGTCCAGGTCACGGCGGATGGTCGCGGCCGAGACGTCCAGCGTCGTCGCGGCGTCCTCGACCTCCACCCTGCCGTGCTTCCCGACCAGCTCCAGCAGCGCGTTCCACCGGGCATCCCTGGACAAGAGAACTCTCCTTACGGATCCGGGATTCGAGCACCCATCCCCTTGGGCACGGTCACCGGACACGCGCAAGCGTCGCACAAGGCTCTGATCAGTCAAGTCTCCTGCAACGAGAATGCTTGATAATGCTTGTAGTTCACTTATAACGTGCGTGAACGAGCATCCCATCACCTGTACGGAGTGCAAAAGTGTCGTTTGTCGAGATTGAGACAGCCAGCCAGCCGGAGTGCTGGCGTCGCGCCGCGGAGCTGGCACCGAGCCAGTCGGCCGCACTGCCCGCCACCGGCGAGCGCATCGCCGTCGTCGGCTGCGGCACATCGTTCTACATGGCTCAGGCATACGCCGCGCTCCGCGAGGAATCCGGTCAGGGCGAGTCCGACGCGTTCGCCGCATCGGAGTTCCCCTTCGGCCGACGCTACGACCGGGTCGTCGCGCTCACCCGCTCGGGCACCACGACCGAGGTGCTGGACCTGCTGGGCCGGCTCCGCGGTGTCACCCGTACCGTCGCGATCACGGCCGACCCGAACACGCCGGTGATGACCGCGGCCGACGACGTCGTCGTACTCGACTTCGCCGACGAGCAGTCCGTGGTGCAGACCCGGTTCGCCACCACCACGTTCACGCTGCTCCGCGCCCACCTCGACCTGCACACCGACGCCGTGGTCCGCGACGCGGAGACCGCACTAGCCGAGCCGCTGCCCGAAGGCCTGCTGGACTGCACCCAGTTCACCTTCCTCGGCCGGGGCTGGACGGCCGGCCTCGCCAACGAGGCCGCGCTCAAGATGAAGGAGGCGTCGCTGTCCTGGACGGAGGCGTACCCCGCGATGGAGTACCGCCACGGCCCGATCAGCATCGCCACCGCCGGCACCGCCACCTGGATGTTCGGCGCCGCGCCGGAGGGGCTCGACGATCAGGTGCTGTCGACCGGGGCCCGCTGGGTGGAGAGCGGCCTGGACCCACTGGCCGAGCTGGTCCGCGTACAGCGCCTGGCGATCGCCCGCGCCGAGGCCGCCGGCATCGACCCGGACAGCCCCCGCCACCTGACCCGCTCGGTGGTCCTCGCGGACGCCTGACCCGCGGATGGACATCGTCGAGCGCGCGCTCACCGTTGCGCACAACGGTGTCCGCGGCGGCGCGTGCGAGGGGTTCCTCGCCGCGCCGGTACGGGGCAGCCGGGCAGGCGTCCTCGTCCTTGCCGGGTCGGCGTCTACCCGACGGCAGCTCCTCATCCCCCGTGTCGACCGGGCGGGTCGGGTCCGCCGACCAGGCGGACCAGGACCCGGGGTACGGGGCGGCCGAGCCGATCCCCGCCCGTGCCGGCGCCGGCAGGTCGTGACGAGCGGTCACCCCGCCGCCGTTCCACAGGTTTCGTTCGGCATTATCCGGCCCCGGCCATAAGGACGTCAGGCCTCCGTCAGGCGACTGCCCGGACCGACGTCTTCCGGAGTGGCCCCCATCGGGTCCCCCGGCCCGGCGATCCATCCCAACCGGGCCGCCTGCCAGCCCAGTTGGATCCGACTGGTGGCAGCGGCACGGTCCATCAGATCCCGCACCCGGCGCTGCACCGTCCGTCTTCCCATCCGCAGCTGTCGGGCGATGCCGGTGTCGGTCAGTCCGGAGAGCAACAGGGTCAGCAGCTCGATGTCGTCGTCCGTCAGTTCGCTGCGCGGCTGGACGGCCATGGGGTGCAGGGGCAATGCGGATTCCCACACGAGCTCGAACAGCGCGACCAACGCTTCCAGCAGCGGACCGGGGTGGATGTGGACGACCCGCTGTGTACACGATTCGCCCGAGCGCATCGCAAGAAGGGCCGTCGAACCGTCGACGATGACCATCTTGACCGGCACATGATTCAGAACCCGGCCCTGCTCCCCCGCCTCCGCGTACTGGAGGACCTCCTCTCGTGACCCGTCCGCCTCCAGCCCCAGCCGGTCGTAGACGGTCCGGAACCTCACCCCCGCCGCCAGCTGTTCGATCTCGACCTCGTTGACGGCTTCGGATACCACGTACGGCGGGGCGTCGAACCGTACGACCTCCCTGCGGGCCCGAGCCTGGATCTGCTGGTACCGCAGCGCCACCTCCTCGTCGGGGACGACCTCGGCCATGTCCCCCGAGATGTCCGGGCGGGGCGCGCTGCGGTACTCGTCCGCGAGCCGGTCCAGAGCCCCGCGGGCCTTCGTCAGCTCGGTCATCCGCGCCAGGAGGAGCACCTCCCCCGCTATGTCCGGAGGTGATGGAATCAGCTGTGCGGGCCGGTCGTCGGTGGCTGTCACCAGACCCTTCTCGACGAGTCCGCCGATGGTCTCGGCCGCGTGCCCGGCGCTGAGGCGGAGAAGGTGCCGGATCCGGTCCGCGTCGGTACGTCCTGTCCGAACGAGCAGTTCGTACACCTGCGACTCGGTGGTGCTCAGACCGAGCGTCTCCAGCATCTCCGCACTCTCCCCTCGCAGGCTCCCGAGGAGCCCCCTTCACCCATGCAGCGCGTCACGGCGTGCCCGAAGCATCCGTGAACGCGATGACAATACGGCCGTTTACACAGGCAGGGCGCCCGGCGCAGGGAATCTCTCATCCCTGTGCCGGGCGCCCGGTACTGTCCGACGGACTTCCGGATCAGGACCTCACTTGAGGGCGTAAGCCCGGGTGATGGTCTGGACGGTGCGGCTGCCCGCAGAGTCCCAGACCTCGGTCTTGAGGGTCACGAAGCCATTGGTGTCGGCCAGCTTGGGGTGCCACAGCAGTGCCTGGAAGGAGTTGTCGTCCTTGCGCAGCATCGCGGCGGACTTCCAGGTGGCGCCGTCGTCGTAGGAGACGGAGACCTTGGCGCCGGCGACCGCCGTGGAGCCGGCCCAGCCCTTGGGGCGTCCCGCGTCCACGGTGAAGGTGTACGGCAGTCCGGCCCGTGCCTGGTTGAGCACGTTCAACGGCAGGTCGTAGTCGAGCAGGATCACGGGCATGGACTCACAGACCTTGGGCGTGGGGATGAACGCCGTGTCGCAGTCCTTGATGGCCATCGTGGTCGGTGCCGCCTGGCTGAAGTTCCACTCGGTGCGTATCTGGCGGCCCAGGGTGACGCCCGGGACGTCGGTGGTCAGCTTCTGGTCGAGGACGTACCGGTAGTCCGCCTTCTCCTGCGCCAGCTGACCGAAGCCGGTGATCGGCTGCCCGTTGAGGTAGTAACTCCAGGTTCCGGTCAGGCCCGACAGGGTGTGGGTGGGATCGTTGTCGGCACCGTTGCTGCCGGGCAGCTTCTGCCAGACGTCGGTGCGGCAGAACACACACGGCCCGAACTCGTACTGGGACAGGCGCATCGGCGCGTCGAACCAGCTCCGGGTGTAGGACTTGCCCGGGGTGAGGTAGGTGCCGCGGAGGCTGTTCATCCGCCAGGTCGAGGAGTTGAAGTTGGCCGACACGCTCGTCTGGTACGTCACCCCGGTGCCCGCGAGGAAGTAGTCGTCGCGGGTGGTGCCCTGGTAGAGGGGCTGGCCGACGGAGCCCGTGCTCACCTGTAGGGGACCCCAGACGTTCATGTTCTCGGCGCCCAGGCGCCGGGCGCCGTCGGAGTGGAACGTGTTGGTGACCTTGGCGAAGTCCTTGACGTCGACGGTCTTGGCCAGGTCGGCGGGGATCCGGTCGTCGGTGAAGTGCGGGTTGTAGGTGTAGCGGGACTCCAGGACGCCCTTCAGCGCGATCCGGACCTTGCCTTTGGCCACCAAGCCCTTGAGGGTTGCGGCGTTGTCGTACGTGGCGTGGGCGACCGGGATGGTCTGGCCGGCGGGGACGCCGCTGCCGCTCGGGCCTGGGTCGGCAGGGGCCACGATCATCGCGACGGCTCCGGCAGTCGCGGCCCTGGCGGCCTGGTCGTCGGCCTTGGTGACATCGGCCACGGAGACCAGAACGGTCTTGCCCTTGACGTCGGCACCGGCGAAGTCCTGCTCGGCGCCGGCGCCCAGGTCGACCAGCTCGGTACGCTTGGTGCCCTCGAAGCGCTTCGCGTTCACCGAGGACTTCAGCGGGATGCTCACGTGCCCGGGGCCCGTCACCTCCAGCTGGACCAGCGGTTCGCGCCGGGCCAGGGAGGTCTCCAGGCGCAGCGCGCCGGTGGTGGCGCCGGCACTGGGGATGGCACCTTGCCTGGTGTCGGCGAGGTTGAGCAGGTTGCCGATGCCGACGAAGTCGGCGTGGCCGTTTGCGGTGCCGTCGTCACGGACGATGAACGTGGTCACCTGGCCGTTCTCCAGTGGCCGCTTCTCACCCTTGACCTTCACGCTGAGGTCGGTGGCGGTGGTGCCGTCGACGGTGAAGGTCTGGTCCCGGTCACTCACTTCGATGTCGGGCACGGTGAACAGGTCGGCCGCGTAGGAGACAGCGCCCCCGGCGGGGTCAGCCGTGTAGAGCGAGCCTTCGATGGAGTACTTGCCGAGCGGTACCGACAGGGTGGCGGTGCCGTTGTCGTACATGGTCTGGGTCTGCCAGAAGTTGTTGTCCATCCCGTGCAGGGTGAACTTGAGCGCCTTGGGGGCCTTGCCGAAGCGGTCGGTGACCTTCAGCGTGACCTCGTGCTGCTCGACGGAGGTGACGAAGCCGAGCGCGGCGTGCACCGACTCGCCGCTGTCGGAGGTGGCGGTGACCGATCCGCCGTACTGACCGGCCTTCAGGCCGTTGTTGTCGAGCGTGACGGTGACCTCGGCGGTCCCGCCGGCCGGGACGGTGACCCGGCCGTCGGACAGGCCCGCTCCCGACAGCGACAGGGTCCCGGCCGGGACCGCGGTGCCGCTCGCGTCCTTGGCGGAAGCCACCAGGGTCACCACGGTGTCGTTCGCGGCGTCGTTGTGCAGCGTCAGTGTGCGGCTGCGGGCGGGGTAAGTGCCCTTCTGCCAGGGTATGACGCGGAAGTCGGCGGTGCCGGACAGCTCCAGCGACGGGTCGAGGGCGGCGGGTATGTCGACCCGCCCGTAGCCCTGCTGGTAGACGGTCTGGTCGGCGGCGGCCTTGGCGTGCGCCGTCAGCGCCTCCTTGATGCGCTGCCCGGTCCAGTCGGGGTGGCGCTGCTTGAGGATCGCGGCGGAGCCGGCCACGTGCGGGGTGGCCATCGAGGTGCCGCTGGCCGCCGTGTAGTTGGCGTCCACGGGCGTGCCCATGGTGGTGCCGGCCGCGCGGGCGGCGACGATGTCCACGCCCGGGGCGGTGATCTCCGGCTTGATCGCCATGTCGCCGAGG is drawn from Streptomyces sp. NBC_01717 and contains these coding sequences:
- a CDS encoding DeoR/GlpR family DNA-binding transcription regulator; this encodes MSRDARWNALLELVGKHGRVEVEDAATTLDVSAATIRRDLDQLAEQQLLTRTRGGAVAHGVSYELALRYKTGRHAPEKQAIGRAVSELVAVGEVVGLTGGTTITEVARSLAVRSDLVGDTGPGTGGQPTLTVVTNALNIANELVIRPQIKIVVTGGVARPQSYELTGPLASGVLGEITLDVAVLGVNAIDTERGAYVHHEGEASINRLLAEQAQRVVVAADSSKIGKRAFARVCDLSQVDFLVTDTGITPEAKARFTEAGVTVIAV
- a CDS encoding SIS domain-containing protein gives rise to the protein MSFVEIETASQPECWRRAAELAPSQSAALPATGERIAVVGCGTSFYMAQAYAALREESGQGESDAFAASEFPFGRRYDRVVALTRSGTTTEVLDLLGRLRGVTRTVAITADPNTPVMTAADDVVVLDFADEQSVVQTRFATTTFTLLRAHLDLHTDAVVRDAETALAEPLPEGLLDCTQFTFLGRGWTAGLANEAALKMKEASLSWTEAYPAMEYRHGPISIATAGTATWMFGAAPEGLDDQVLSTGARWVESGLDPLAELVRVQRLAIARAEAAGIDPDSPRHLTRSVVLADA
- a CDS encoding TrmB family transcriptional regulator, encoding MLETLGLSTTESQVYELLVRTGRTDADRIRHLLRLSAGHAAETIGGLVEKGLVTATDDRPAQLIPSPPDIAGEVLLLARMTELTKARGALDRLADEYRSAPRPDISGDMAEVVPDEEVALRYQQIQARARREVVRFDAPPYVVSEAVNEVEIEQLAAGVRFRTVYDRLGLEADGSREEVLQYAEAGEQGRVLNHVPVKMVIVDGSTALLAMRSGESCTQRVVHIHPGPLLEALVALFELVWESALPLHPMAVQPRSELTDDDIELLTLLLSGLTDTGIARQLRMGRRTVQRRVRDLMDRAAATSRIQLGWQAARLGWIAGPGDPMGATPEDVGPGSRLTEA
- a CDS encoding S8 family peptidase; this translates as MRTTRARRRRTAVVGGAAVAVVLSLTSQPWAAAAAPPSTGPSASGAPSTHRNGSTTSTLTLVTGDKVALTTGPDGKQSVNIVSGGGTSKTFQTASGQNGDLYVYPEDAMAALASSTVDGELFNISRMVRDGYGDAKTDEVPAIVDFQGKPAAASLKEKTEDLPGSDSGGVMPRLGLSALRVHKHSAKGFWQAVKPTRSLTRSAGKAVTPGTAGVSKLWYDGKAKVSLDKSVPQIGAPEAWAEGYDGKGVKVAVLDTGADLNNADIKSEIVGSQSFVNGQTVQDGHGHGTHVASTIAGSGANSDGRYKGVAPGADLLVGKVLSNSGQGADSSILAGMEWAVEQGADVVSMSLGGPDAPGEDVLTNAVNSLSASSNVLFVIAAGNSGPGESTLGTPGAADSALTVGAVDKSDALADFSSRGPRLGDMAIKPEITAPGVDIVAARAAGTTMGTPVDANYTAASGTSMATPHVAGSAAILKQRHPDWTGQRIKEALTAHAKAAADQTVYQQGYGRVDIPAALDPSLELSGTADFRVIPWQKGTYPARSRTLTLHNDAANDTVVTLVASAKDASGTAVPAGTLSLSGAGLSDGRVTVPAGGTAEVTVTLDNNGLKAGQYGGSVTATSDSGESVHAALGFVTSVEQHEVTLKVTDRFGKAPKALKFTLHGMDNNFWQTQTMYDNGTATLSVPLGKYSIEGSLYTADPAGGAVSYAADLFTVPDIEVSDRDQTFTVDGTTATDLSVKVKGEKRPLENGQVTTFIVRDDGTANGHADFVGIGNLLNLADTRQGAIPSAGATTGALRLETSLARREPLVQLEVTGPGHVSIPLKSSVNAKRFEGTKRTELVDLGAGAEQDFAGADVKGKTVLVSVADVTKADDQAARAATAGAVAMIVAPADPGPSGSGVPAGQTIPVAHATYDNAATLKGLVAKGKVRIALKGVLESRYTYNPHFTDDRIPADLAKTVDVKDFAKVTNTFHSDGARRLGAENMNVWGPLQVSTGSVGQPLYQGTTRDDYFLAGTGVTYQTSVSANFNSSTWRMNSLRGTYLTPGKSYTRSWFDAPMRLSQYEFGPCVFCRTDVWQKLPGSNGADNDPTHTLSGLTGTWSYYLNGQPITGFGQLAQEKADYRYVLDQKLTTDVPGVTLGRQIRTEWNFSQAAPTTMAIKDCDTAFIPTPKVCESMPVILLDYDLPLNVLNQARAGLPYTFTVDAGRPKGWAGSTAVAGAKVSVSYDDGATWKSAAMLRKDDNSFQALLWHPKLADTNGFVTLKTEVWDSAGSRTVQTITRAYALK